CGTGCACCTGGTTTCGCCGTTATCGTTTTTCTTGCAATAGGTATTTCCCGGCGTTTGCATGCCTGGGTTGAACTGGTTCACCACCACGATCGGATAGATGCGCATGGCTTCCTGCTTGCAGGCGAACTCGTCGGGATAAAGCTCAGTGGAGGGCTTGCTCGGATGGACCCAGGTAGAGGCGCAGCCTGACAAGACGGCGGCGGCGAGGATAGCGACTGCGGGGTGCGAAACTTTCATCTTGGCTCTTTTTGAAACGACATGAAACGGTAGCTGTTAAGCAAATAATAACATCCGCATTGCATCAGGCAAAAAAAACCGGCTCCGCAGAGCCGGCTCTTGCTTCATGCTGCGTGCCTGGCTTACAGGCCCAGCCTCGAGATGAAGGCGTTGGTGAAGCCCAGCGTGCCCGCCGTACCATAGGTATTGCAGGTCGGCGAAGCCGAGCCTGGCGCGCAATCGCGGTCGCGATCGAAGGACCAGTAATGGATGCCGGCCAGACCGTTCTGCTGTGCGAAGTTGACCAGCGTTGCGACATCGGCGATGGAGAAGGTTTCATTCGCCGAATCGTTGCCGCCTATCATGGGCGTCACTTCGATCTGCTTGTACGGCACGCCGTTCTGGTTGTGCAGATTGATGGCCGATTGCACCGCTGACGCCCCCATGTCGCAGCCGCCACTGCTGTTGAGCATGCAGTTGCCGCCGGCCGGGCTGCCATAGTCCATCGCCATCAGGTTGATGGTGTAGTTGGTCAGGCCGTAAGCCTGGATCGACTGCATCACTTGCACGCCATAGTAGCCGAGGCTAGGCGAGACATTGCCACCCAGGGTAGCCACCGTGAAGCTGAAGCGCAGGTTGGGATAAGCCGCCTGCGCGTTTTTCACCCGCAGCACCAGATTGTTGATATCGGCGGTGGTCTGTCCGGCTTCGATATCGAAATCGATGCCGACCAGGTTGGCCGAATAGTAGGTCTGGATGAATTTCTTGAAGTCGGCATCGCTGGTGCAAGTGAAGGAACCTGCCGCGCCGCCGGTGGAGACAATGTACTTCTTGCCGGCGTTGACGAAGGCTTGCACATTGGCTGCGGCGAAGGCCGATGCCGATACGCCGCCCCAGTTTTCGCTACCGCAGGCGCCGGTGGCAAAGGCCCAGGTCAGGGTCGTGAGCTTGGCTGGCATGGCGCTCAATACCGTCTGCGTGGAGCCGGTGACGGCGGTGCTCATGGCATAGGTATTCCAGTTCAGGTTGATGTTGCCATCTTTGTACGGACTGAAAACGAAGCCGGCCGGTGTGGTGCCGCCGCCCGGAGGAGGCGGCGGTGGTGGTGGCGGAGGAGGTGGAGGCGTGACGACGCCGCCGCAGTTGTCGACGATGGTCCATGGCTGGCCGCTGCCCGAGCCGCCGTTGCTGGTCGAAGGATTGTTCCCTTGGGTCCACCAGTTGGCCTTGTAGTTGACGCCGTTGTAGCTGACGGTGGCGCCGCCGGTATACGCCGTGCTGGCGTTCCATGCCGCATAACAAGCCACCGTCGTTGCTGCCTGCGCGCTTGCCGCCATCAAGGGACTGGCCTCGGCGCCGCCGGCCATGATGGCGCTGCATGCAAGCGTAAGCATGAGGCCCTGTATGAGTTTCCGTTTCAATTTTCTCTCCTGAGAAGGTTGGTCGGGCAGCGTGGGAGACCAGCTGCCGGAAGGCATGTCCAGACTAGCTAAGCGATGTGAGTCAAAACCGAAGCTGTAGCAATTGCCGCCGTCGTGCACCTTGCCTATGCGCGTATTTGCAGGCAACGGGCAATGTCTTATTCGTCTTCGATATTTCCATATGGAAATATCGAATTAAGCGCACTGTAAGAGCCTCAAAAGTGGCTGTCAATCTGTATCTAACTGGTATTGCTTTAATAAATTTGTGGTCTCGTTCTGGTGCGCTCAAGTTACAGCTAAGGCATTGTTTATATTAATTTATATTAATATTGCCCAGACTGTTTTTTTGATAAGTGGACTGGTCGCGTTTTTGTGCGGCAAAGCCGGAATGTGCGCTTGCGGCGAAGTTTTCGGCGTTCAAATGTGCACTAAATCCGCTGCCGGACAGCTGTCTTTCTTGCCAGGGAACCATGCCGGCCAGGGAACCAGCGCGCCGGCGCTAATTGTCATTTTGGGGTTGCAAGGCGGCAGCAAGTATAATTCTTGCCTTTTTCATTATTTTCCCGGTTTGTCGTGGAGAAGCGCCCGTCGCTCAAGCGTTGGCTTGGGGCGATGCCGTCGTTTTCAAAGGAAGTTGCTGCATGAGTTTATTTCGTACCAAAGATCTGGATAAGATGATCCATTCCAGTCGCACCGATAGCGGTCTGCAGCGCACGCTGGGATCCATGGACCTGACCTTGCTGGGTGTCGGCGCGATTGTCGGCACCGGTATTTTCGTGCTGACCGGCAGCGGCGCCTTGCTGGCCGGACCGGGTCTGTCGCTGTCATTCATATTGGCTGCTATCGCCTGCGGTTTCGCAGCCCTGTGCTATGCCGAGTTTTCTTCCACCGTGCCGGTGTCCGGTTCGATCTATACCTATAGCTACGCGACCATGGGTGAAATCGTGGCCTGGATCATCGGCTGGGACCTGATGCTGGAATACGGCCTGGCGACCTCGGCGGTATCGGTGGGCTGGTCGGGCTATATGCAATCGCTGCTGTCCGGTTTCGGCATCGGCTTGCCGACCGTGCTGACGGCGGCGCCGGGCGCCGTGCCTGGCGTGACTACCTGGTTCAACCTGCCGGCGTTCTGCATACTGCTGGTGATCAGCGGCTTGCTGTCGCTCGGCATTCGTGAATCGGCGCGCGCCAACAACATCATGGTGTTCATCAAGATCGCGGTGGTGCTACTGTTCATCGTGGTTGGCGTCGGCCATGTGCAGCCGGCCAACTGGCAGCCGTATCTGCCGTTCGGTTATGACGGCGTGTTCAACGCCGCGGCGATCGTGTTCTTTGCTTTCATCGGTTTCGATGCGGTGACTTCGGCGGCCGAGGAGGTCAAGAATCCGGCGCGCGATCTGCCGGTGGGGATCATTGCTTCGCTGGGGATTTGCGCCTTGCTGTATGTGGTGGTGGCTGGGGTCATGACGGGTATCGTGCCGTTCCAGAAATTTGCCGGGGTCGATCATCCGGTGTCGCTGGCTTTGCAGTATGCGGGGGAGAACTGGGTGGCGGGGTTTGTCGACCTGGGGGCGATCATCGGCATGACGACGGTGATCCTGGTGATGACTTACGGGCAGACGCGGATTCTGTTTGCGATGTCGCGGGATGGTTTGCTGCCTAAGAGGCTGTCTAGCATTCATCCGCGTTTTGCGACGCCTTTCTTTACTACCTGGCTGGTGGGTATTGTGTTTGCCTTCATTGCGGCTTTGATTCCTTTGAATATCCTGGCTGAGCTGATCAATATCGGGACTTTGATGGCGTTTTCCTTGATCGCTGTGGCGGTGCTGGTGTTGCGGCGGACGCGGCCGGATCTGCCGCGGGCGTTTCGTTGTCCGGGGGTGCCGTTCGTGCCTTTGGCGGCGATCGGGTTTTGCGTGTTTCTGATGTTCCATTTGCAGGCAGTGACTTGGATTGCCTTCCTGTGCTGGCTGGCGATCGGATTCGTAGTCTATTTCGGCTACGCCCGCCGCCGGTCGCTGCTGCATCCCACGCCGTAGTTAAATGAGCGGCCGCAGTCGCGGTCGCATCACCGGCTGAGTCAAATGGGGTCAGAGTTTTTTTACGACAGCCTTATCGTCGTAAATTACTCTGACCCCATTTGACGTTCCACGGAGTACGTGCGGTGGCATTCGATTTGCGGTTGTCGTTACTTAAAACGGTTGCTACTCCGTGGATGCTAGCCGGGAGCGGCCCGGCAGCCGCTCACTTTCTTTTGCTTGCCTGCGCGGCCCGGCCAAAAGAAAGTAAGCAAAGAAAAGGCGACCGCAAAGCCGTTGCCCTCCCTTCGGTCGGGTCCCCAAATCCGGCGCGTATCAGCCGGGTGGGGAACAAAACTCGCCTTCGGCTCAAACATGTCCCCCACAATTCCCGGCTGACACGCGCCGGATTTGGCAACGTCTCAATGCGGGGTACTTCAAAAGCAACCCCAACGTCAAAAGCAACGGCAACGGCAACGGCAACGGCAACGGCAACAGCAACAGCAACAGCAACATCAACACCAAAAGAAAAAGCCGCTGACAGTTCGCATTTTTCTGCGAACCGCCAGCGGCTTTTTGGTTGCTGCCTGGTTTTGCTGTTTTACTGTTTTGCTGCTACTGCTGTCGCCGCCTTTGCTTTTACTTCATCGCGCGCCATCACCACGCTCAGCTTGCTTGGGTCGATGTGTTTGCGGAAGGCT
The sequence above is a segment of the Collimonas sp. PA-H2 genome. Coding sequences within it:
- a CDS encoding amino acid permease, producing MSLFRTKDLDKMIHSSRTDSGLQRTLGSMDLTLLGVGAIVGTGIFVLTGSGALLAGPGLSLSFILAAIACGFAALCYAEFSSTVPVSGSIYTYSYATMGEIVAWIIGWDLMLEYGLATSAVSVGWSGYMQSLLSGFGIGLPTVLTAAPGAVPGVTTWFNLPAFCILLVISGLLSLGIRESARANNIMVFIKIAVVLLFIVVGVGHVQPANWQPYLPFGYDGVFNAAAIVFFAFIGFDAVTSAAEEVKNPARDLPVGIIASLGICALLYVVVAGVMTGIVPFQKFAGVDHPVSLALQYAGENWVAGFVDLGAIIGMTTVILVMTYGQTRILFAMSRDGLLPKRLSSIHPRFATPFFTTWLVGIVFAFIAALIPLNILAELINIGTLMAFSLIAVAVLVLRRTRPDLPRAFRCPGVPFVPLAAIGFCVFLMFHLQAVTWIAFLCWLAIGFVVYFGYARRRSLLHPTP
- a CDS encoding glycosyl hydrolase family 18 protein, with translation MKRKLIQGLMLTLACSAIMAGGAEASPLMAASAQAATTVACYAAWNASTAYTGGATVSYNGVNYKANWWTQGNNPSTSNGGSGSGQPWTIVDNCGGVVTPPPPPPPPPPPPPGGGTTPAGFVFSPYKDGNINLNWNTYAMSTAVTGSTQTVLSAMPAKLTTLTWAFATGACGSENWGGVSASAFAAANVQAFVNAGKKYIVSTGGAAGSFTCTSDADFKKFIQTYYSANLVGIDFDIEAGQTTADINNLVLRVKNAQAAYPNLRFSFTVATLGGNVSPSLGYYGVQVMQSIQAYGLTNYTINLMAMDYGSPAGGNCMLNSSGGCDMGASAVQSAINLHNQNGVPYKQIEVTPMIGGNDSANETFSIADVATLVNFAQQNGLAGIHYWSFDRDRDCAPGSASPTCNTYGTAGTLGFTNAFISRLGL